From Arachis stenosperma cultivar V10309 chromosome 2, arast.V10309.gnm1.PFL2, whole genome shotgun sequence, one genomic window encodes:
- the LOC130961080 gene encoding hydroxyisourate hydrolase-like has translation MESKSKASFNLALNLILLLLNLPLRVVLSVDEYSINDFPLDFVFGSGTTAYQWEGAANEDGRTPSVWDTFAHDGDMHEENGDVACDGYHKYKEDVKLMVETGLEAYRFSISWSRLIPNGRGPINPKALEFYNNLINELISNGIQPHVTLNNFDFPQAIEDEYGGWISPQMISDFTNYADVCFREFGDRVLYWITVNEPNMIALGGYDQAIVPPQHCSPPFCVNKSIRGNSTTEPYLVVHHILLAHSSAVRLYRTKYKDKQHGFVGITIYIFGLFPHTNTEKDRTATERYRDFTVGWIMEPFLHGDYPISMRETAGARIPSFTNRESELVKGSCDFIGLIHYSNANITDNSEALKNNLRDYTADIAAKLISGLNPFSNEEYPVAPWGLQEELNKFKLRYGNLPIFIYENGQRTPSNASLQDESRVKYLHGYIGATLDALRNGSNTRGYFAWSFLDLFELLDGYKVSYGLYYVDRNDPELKRYPKLSAKWFNWFLRGRRSTSIVGAMKLVKDPSHISI, from the exons ATGGAATCCAAATCCAAAGCATCCTTCAACCTTGCTTTGAATCTCATTCTCTTACTTCTGAATTTGCCACTGAGAGTAGTTCTTAGTGTTGATGAATACAGCATAAATGACTTCCCACTTGATTTTGTCTTTGGTTCTGGGACAACTGCATATCAG tggGAAGGAGCTGCTAATGAAGATGGAAGAACACCTAGTGTTTGGGATACCTTTGCCCATGATG GTGATATGCATGAAGAAAATGGAGATGTAGCCTGTGATGGATACCATAAATATAAG GAAGATGTGAAGCTGATGGTGGAAACAGGCCTTGAAGCCTATAGATTCTCCATTTCTTGGTCAAGATTGATTCCAA ATGGTAGAGGACCTATCAATCCCAAGGCATTAGAGTTCTACAACAATCTTATCAATGAACTGATCAGCAATG GAATCCAACCACATGTGACACTAAACAACTTTGATTTTCCACAGGCAATTGAAGATGAATATGGAGGATGGATTAGTCCTCAAATGAT AAGCGACTTCACAAATTATGCAGATGTGTGTTTTAGAGAGTTCGGTGATAGAGTATTGTATTGGATCACTGTGAATGAGCCAAATATGATTGCTCTAGGTGGTTATGATCAAGCAATCGTACCACCCCAGCATTGTTCTCCTCCATTTTGTGTTAACAAAAGCATCAGGGGAAACTCAACAACTGAGCCTTACTTGGTAGTTCATCACATTTTGTTAGCACATTCTTCAGCTGTAAGATTGTATAGGACAAAATATAAG GACAAACAACATGGATTTGTTGGCATCACTATCTACATATTTGGGCTTTTCCCTCATACAAATACAGAAAAAGACAGAACAGCAACTGAAAGATATCGAGATTTTACTGTTGGTTG GATTATGGAGCCATTTTTGCATGGAGACTATCCCATTTCCATGAGAGAAACTGCTGGTGCAAGAATTCCATCCTTCACAAATCGCGAATCCGAACTGGTTAAGGGTTCATGTGATTTCATAGGTTTAATTCACTACAGCAATGCTAATATCACAGATAATAGTGAAGCACTGAAGAACAATCTGAGAGATTACACAGCAGATATAGCTGCAAAACTAATCT CTGGACTGAATCCATTTTCAAATGAAGAG TACCCTGTCGCACCGTGGGGTTTACAGGAAGAATTGAATAAATTCAAGCTCCGTTATGGCAATCTTCCTATATTCATATATGAAAATG GTCAAAGAACACCAAGCAATGCATCATTACAAGATGAGTCAAGGGTCAAATACTTGCATGGATATATTGGTGCCACACTTGATGCCTTGAG AAATGGATCAAATACAAGGGGGTATTTTGCATGGTCCTTTTTAGATTTATTTGAGTTATTGGATGGTTACAAAGTAAGTTATGGCCTATATTACGTCGATAGAAATGATCCGGAATTGAAGAGATATCCAAAACTCTCTGCAAAATGGTTTAATTGGTTCTTGAGAGGTAGAAGAAGCACTTCTATAGTTGGAGCTATGAAGCTTGTAAAGGATCCTTCTCATATTTCTATTTGA
- the LOC130960961 gene encoding uncharacterized protein LOC130960961 isoform X1: MKISMLVGEDQHKKSTKQQRGGGAMKVLICQHERILGRVNYLMEISSELVANFGLTKLREVGSFLSLHTRLVGTFGYMPPVGSKCFNQLKVVMGAAPTILLAIKSEENKLQEVMVGLAANVFTFMSSQESSYVFQEAEIIEVELASILVHILKKHKYPATKVLRIRRFAIEFAIWMMKDKAENIDTFKHMGMEKVLEGVLEITSELESFNVFSGTVGLNRHNLTIHSLVETAFKLLENR, encoded by the exons ATGAAAATTTCAATGCTAGTTGGTGAAGATCAACACAAAAAGTCCACAAAACAACAAAGAGGTGGTGGAGCCATGAAGGTATTAATATGTCAGCATGAAAG GATATTAGGAAGAGTTAATTATCTTATGGAGATTTCATCTGAATTG GTTGCAAATTTTGGGCTAACTAAACTTAGGGAAGTTGGAAGCTTTTTATCACTTCATACTCGTCTTGTGGGAACATTTGGATACATGCCTCCAGT CGGATCAAAATGCTTCAACCAGCTAAAGGTTGTTATGGGCGCAGCACCAACA ATACTTCTGGCAATCAAATCAGAAGAAAACAAGCTACAAGAAGTCATGGTTGGATTAGCAGCAAATGTTTTCACATTCATGTCCTCTCAGGAATCAAGCTATGTATTTCAAGAAGCCGAAATCATTGAAGTTGAACTGGCAAGTATACTAGTACATATTCTCAAGAAGCACAAGTATCCGGCAACAAAGGTGCTGAGGATAAGGAGGTTTGCCATAGAGTTTGCGATTTGGATGATGAAAGACAAAGCAGAAAACATAGATAccttcaagcatatgggaatgGAGAAGGTGCTGGAAGGTGTATTAGAAATCACATCAGAGcttgaaagcttcaatgttTTCTCTGGTACTGTTGGATTGAACAGGCACAATCTAACAATTCACTCACTGGTTGAGACAGCCTTCAAGTTGCTGGAAAATAGGTGA
- the LOC130960961 gene encoding uncharacterized protein LOC130960961 isoform X2, protein MKVLICQHERILGRVNYLMEISSELVANFGLTKLREVGSFLSLHTRLVGTFGYMPPVGSKCFNQLKVVMGAAPTILLAIKSEENKLQEVMVGLAANVFTFMSSQESSYVFQEAEIIEVELASILVHILKKHKYPATKVLRIRRFAIEFAIWMMKDKAENIDTFKHMGMEKVLEGVLEITSELESFNVFSGTVGLNRHNLTIHSLVETAFKLLENR, encoded by the exons ATGAAGGTATTAATATGTCAGCATGAAAG GATATTAGGAAGAGTTAATTATCTTATGGAGATTTCATCTGAATTG GTTGCAAATTTTGGGCTAACTAAACTTAGGGAAGTTGGAAGCTTTTTATCACTTCATACTCGTCTTGTGGGAACATTTGGATACATGCCTCCAGT CGGATCAAAATGCTTCAACCAGCTAAAGGTTGTTATGGGCGCAGCACCAACA ATACTTCTGGCAATCAAATCAGAAGAAAACAAGCTACAAGAAGTCATGGTTGGATTAGCAGCAAATGTTTTCACATTCATGTCCTCTCAGGAATCAAGCTATGTATTTCAAGAAGCCGAAATCATTGAAGTTGAACTGGCAAGTATACTAGTACATATTCTCAAGAAGCACAAGTATCCGGCAACAAAGGTGCTGAGGATAAGGAGGTTTGCCATAGAGTTTGCGATTTGGATGATGAAAGACAAAGCAGAAAACATAGATAccttcaagcatatgggaatgGAGAAGGTGCTGGAAGGTGTATTAGAAATCACATCAGAGcttgaaagcttcaatgttTTCTCTGGTACTGTTGGATTGAACAGGCACAATCTAACAATTCACTCACTGGTTGAGACAGCCTTCAAGTTGCTGGAAAATAGGTGA
- the LOC130960961 gene encoding uncharacterized protein LOC130960961 isoform X3, with protein MEISSELVANFGLTKLREVGSFLSLHTRLVGTFGYMPPVGSKCFNQLKVVMGAAPTILLAIKSEENKLQEVMVGLAANVFTFMSSQESSYVFQEAEIIEVELASILVHILKKHKYPATKVLRIRRFAIEFAIWMMKDKAENIDTFKHMGMEKVLEGVLEITSELESFNVFSGTVGLNRHNLTIHSLVETAFKLLENR; from the exons ATGGAGATTTCATCTGAATTG GTTGCAAATTTTGGGCTAACTAAACTTAGGGAAGTTGGAAGCTTTTTATCACTTCATACTCGTCTTGTGGGAACATTTGGATACATGCCTCCAGT CGGATCAAAATGCTTCAACCAGCTAAAGGTTGTTATGGGCGCAGCACCAACA ATACTTCTGGCAATCAAATCAGAAGAAAACAAGCTACAAGAAGTCATGGTTGGATTAGCAGCAAATGTTTTCACATTCATGTCCTCTCAGGAATCAAGCTATGTATTTCAAGAAGCCGAAATCATTGAAGTTGAACTGGCAAGTATACTAGTACATATTCTCAAGAAGCACAAGTATCCGGCAACAAAGGTGCTGAGGATAAGGAGGTTTGCCATAGAGTTTGCGATTTGGATGATGAAAGACAAAGCAGAAAACATAGATAccttcaagcatatgggaatgGAGAAGGTGCTGGAAGGTGTATTAGAAATCACATCAGAGcttgaaagcttcaatgttTTCTCTGGTACTGTTGGATTGAACAGGCACAATCTAACAATTCACTCACTGGTTGAGACAGCCTTCAAGTTGCTGGAAAATAGGTGA